A single Methanolobus sp. ZRKC5 DNA region contains:
- the gvpD gene encoding gas vesicle protein GvpD P-loop domain-containing protein, which yields MIPGEVEEFFSSQFGKSLLVKGKPGTGKTTFVFGILDEVCSEGNCIYISPRIDKSSEYGKYPWIEGDFNNNEDFIRMLASRIKVIWESSETKPIIVVDSIDSLSIATTRSANWEDNKFELERLLFDFSRKVNADLIMITEQTGVTSLDYLVDGVVSLEIIDISDNDLRKVNLLKIRGVELSQSRYPFTLDGGKFNSFEPFTVSYPEQTQVPKPFPDPIESKISTGIRDFDEILGGGYQKGSFNLFEITSGVGDSFYSLLLPTFINHLNMGRGLLSMPTEGTSVETEKRMIVSFTGDNHFQGQFVGFEIRDLKGRMPAYIAPFSGNVFKDMDTFHKAKNDMMRQYGSPILDYIGLDSMEYNYGWENIGSIIGQMASITKTTENVVLAVTKHGQRISETVAHMATTHWKFENVDKTLVVYGVVPKTGIFAVQMEFVQGYPQVRLIPMK from the coding sequence ATGATACCTGGTGAGGTCGAGGAGTTCTTTTCATCCCAGTTTGGCAAGTCTCTTCTTGTAAAAGGGAAACCTGGTACAGGAAAGACAACTTTTGTCTTTGGCATACTCGATGAGGTTTGTTCAGAGGGCAATTGCATCTATATATCGCCACGTATCGATAAATCCTCAGAGTATGGGAAATATCCCTGGATAGAGGGCGATTTCAACAACAATGAGGATTTCATCAGGATGCTTGCATCCCGCATAAAAGTGATATGGGAATCCAGTGAAACAAAACCAATCATAGTTGTGGATTCTATTGATTCATTAAGTATTGCCACAACACGATCTGCAAACTGGGAAGATAACAAGTTCGAACTTGAACGTTTGCTATTTGATTTTTCCAGAAAGGTAAATGCAGATCTCATTATGATTACCGAGCAAACGGGTGTAACTTCTCTTGATTATCTGGTAGATGGTGTAGTTTCCCTTGAAATAATTGATATATCAGATAATGACCTCCGAAAAGTCAATTTGCTGAAGATACGTGGTGTGGAACTGTCCCAATCAAGATATCCTTTTACTCTTGATGGTGGTAAGTTCAATAGCTTTGAACCATTCACGGTATCGTATCCCGAACAAACGCAGGTTCCAAAACCTTTCCCCGACCCTATTGAAAGTAAGATCTCGACTGGTATTCGTGATTTTGATGAGATATTGGGGGGCGGTTATCAGAAAGGAAGTTTTAATCTTTTTGAGATCACAAGCGGTGTGGGTGATTCTTTTTACAGTTTACTTTTACCAACCTTCATCAATCACCTGAACATGGGTCGCGGACTTCTAAGTATGCCTACGGAAGGTACAAGTGTTGAAACTGAAAAACGTATGATAGTCTCTTTTACAGGTGATAATCACTTCCAGGGCCAGTTCGTTGGATTTGAAATTCGTGACCTGAAAGGAAGAATGCCTGCATACATTGCACCATTTTCGGGGAACGTTTTCAAAGACATGGATACATTCCATAAAGCTAAGAATGACATGATGCGGCAGTATGGTTCGCCTATTCTTGATTATATTGGTCTTGATAGCATGGAATACAACTATGGATGGGAGAATATTGGTTCTATAATCGGTCAAATGGCATCCATTACAAAGACCACTGAGAATGTCGTCCTTGCAGTTACAAAACACGGACAAAGGATAAGTGAAACAGTGGCACATATGGCCACAACTCATTGGAAATTTGAAAACGTTGACAAGACTCTTGTTGTTTATGGGGTCGTACCTAAAACCGGTATTTTTGCGGTCCAGATGGAATTCGTTCAAGGATATCCTCAGGTTCGTTTAATTCCTATGAAATGA
- a CDS encoding response regulator has product MNVQTQEILSTLRQELSNKNALFFAPVDSFIERLVYFYVSNILREDTDRTLVWLCLNASRDKIFNRFEDFGFDLEPSSRMFFIDIDAPGKQHYEDTFYCSSVADYTKMASHISNIFQNNSRTLLIIDNMNVLASDTMQVVENFIKFIEKKVAENNGSILSMLSKNILPSETEVLIKSFFDVVIEISNVGEIHTEIGLKDFDFRYSVGDGSIEFEPMQKKIRRERLKILIVDDEPDIPELLKLSLISEPYDFLVAHNGEEAIELTLKELPDLILLDIMMPDMDGYEVVENLKLSKAASDIPVIMISAKTAIEDKVKGMELGIDDYIAKPFDKREVKARIKMVMRRLGWVEEE; this is encoded by the coding sequence ATGAATGTTCAAACGCAGGAAATCCTTTCAACCCTCAGGCAGGAATTGTCCAACAAGAATGCATTATTCTTTGCTCCAGTTGACAGTTTCATAGAGCGCCTGGTGTATTTTTATGTATCGAATATACTAAGGGAAGATACTGACCGGACACTAGTCTGGTTGTGTCTGAATGCTTCCCGGGATAAGATATTTAATCGGTTTGAGGATTTTGGCTTTGATCTTGAGCCAAGCAGCAGGATGTTCTTCATTGACATCGATGCTCCCGGTAAACAGCATTATGAAGATACTTTTTATTGCAGTTCAGTAGCCGACTATACAAAAATGGCTTCACATATATCTAACATCTTTCAAAATAATTCGCGCACCCTGCTTATCATAGACAATATGAATGTGCTGGCAAGCGACACAATGCAGGTAGTCGAGAATTTTATTAAGTTCATCGAAAAGAAAGTAGCTGAAAATAATGGAAGCATTCTCTCCATGCTTTCCAAGAACATTCTGCCATCTGAAACAGAAGTCCTTATAAAATCATTCTTTGATGTGGTCATTGAGATTAGTAATGTGGGTGAGATACACACGGAGATTGGTTTGAAGGATTTTGATTTCCGATACTCGGTTGGGGACGGTTCTATTGAATTCGAACCGATGCAGAAGAAGATCAGACGGGAAAGACTCAAGATTCTCATTGTCGATGATGAACCGGATATCCCGGAATTGTTGAAACTTTCTCTTATAAGTGAACCCTATGATTTCTTAGTGGCGCACAATGGGGAAGAAGCTATAGAGCTTACCCTCAAAGAACTTCCTGACCTTATCCTTCTTGATATCATGATGCCTGATATGGATGGTTACGAGGTTGTGGAGAATCTTAAATTAAGTAAAGCTGCAAGTGATATTCCTGTAATAATGATCTCTGCTAAGACAGCCATTGAGGATAAAGTAAAGGGAATGGAACTTGGTATTGATGATTACATTGCCAAACCATTCGATAAACGCGAGGTCAAAGCAAGAATAAAGATGGTTATGAGACGTCTGGGTTGGGTTGAAGAGGAATAA
- a CDS encoding response regulator, with amino-acid sequence MCPKIMVVDDEEDTIDLVKLILESEMIEVIGAKSGFECLESIDKERPDAILLDIMMPDMNGWETFHKIKEKEPSLPVAMLTVKSQEFDKMLGLHVLKADDYITKPFSRKELIKRTRELLEMKLQ; translated from the coding sequence ATGTGTCCCAAAATTATGGTTGTAGATGATGAAGAAGATACCATAGACCTTGTAAAATTGATTCTGGAATCTGAAATGATAGAAGTTATCGGGGCAAAAAGTGGTTTTGAATGTCTTGAGTCCATTGATAAGGAAAGACCTGACGCTATTTTGCTTGACATCATGATGCCTGACATGAATGGATGGGAAACTTTCCACAAGATAAAAGAAAAAGAGCCATCTTTGCCTGTAGCCATGCTTACTGTGAAGAGCCAGGAATTCGATAAGATGCTTGGCTTGCATGTGTTAAAAGCAGATGACTATATAACCAAACCTTTTAGCAGGAAGGAACTCATAAAGAGAACGAGGGAACTTCTGGAAATGAAACTTCAATGA